One region of Microbacterium sp. M28 genomic DNA includes:
- a CDS encoding SDR family oxidoreductase, with product MAVHLLTGAGSGIGAALARRLLARGDDVIVVARDVGRAREIAEALPGAGTLVGDLSQPGRLSWALSKQHLPDRIDALVHVAGVVDLGPVADLPATLWEQQLAVNLVSPAELTRLLLPVLRVSRGQVVFVNSGAGLHAHAGWSAYAASKHGLKALADALRAEEAEHGVRVTSVYPGRTATPMQARVHQQEGREYEPERFIDPDSVATTILTALDLPRDADITDLTVRPGA from the coding sequence ATGGCTGTTCATCTGCTCACCGGAGCCGGGTCGGGAATCGGCGCCGCGCTCGCGCGGCGCCTCCTGGCCCGAGGTGACGACGTCATCGTGGTCGCGCGCGATGTCGGACGAGCACGCGAGATCGCAGAGGCGCTGCCCGGTGCCGGCACCCTGGTCGGCGACCTTTCGCAACCGGGGAGACTGTCGTGGGCGCTGTCCAAGCAGCATCTGCCCGACCGGATCGACGCGCTCGTGCACGTGGCCGGCGTCGTCGATCTCGGCCCGGTCGCCGACCTGCCCGCGACGCTGTGGGAGCAGCAGCTCGCCGTGAACCTCGTGTCGCCGGCGGAGCTCACACGACTCCTGCTTCCCGTGCTGCGCGTCTCCCGGGGACAGGTCGTGTTCGTCAACTCCGGCGCAGGGCTGCACGCGCACGCAGGGTGGTCCGCGTATGCGGCATCCAAGCACGGGCTCAAGGCGCTGGCCGACGCGCTGCGTGCGGAGGAGGCCGAGCACGGCGTCCGCGTGACCTCGGTGTACCCGGGCCGCACGGCGACGCCGATGCAGGCGCGTGTGCACCAGCAGGAGGGTCGCGAGTACGAACCGGAGCGGTTCATCGATCCGGATTCCGTCGCGACCACGATCCTCACGGCGCTCGATCTGCCTCGGGATGCCGACATCACCGATCTGACGGTGCGCCCGGGCGCCTGA
- a CDS encoding YihY/virulence factor BrkB family protein has protein sequence MASRSRGERFASPPPWRLGREAWALAGRRAIRKFGTDRCPDGAAALTFYAVLAAVPAAIAVISTIGLLGRDGSRLENLMRAADAMLPEGTAAASRQLLPELAEATATGWVLVFALAVTVWSAGRYVTSFSRAVNGIYGVEEGRPFWKSKPAHLLLTTVMIVLVAIAVLIAVTGQRVSRGIGEVWGVGEAGLLVWSIVRWPALVVVTVLLIAILYYFAPNVAPRSFRWMSLGAAAALIVFGIASAGFGFYLTSITDYERLYGPFAGILIFLLWLWIANMALLLGVEIDVELERVRELRAGVPAERQVQVELRDTRAIAAAVRRDGHEERSAARIRRRRGDDDAHASER, from the coding sequence ATGGCATCGCGTTCTCGGGGCGAGAGATTCGCCTCGCCGCCCCCTTGGCGCCTCGGCCGCGAGGCCTGGGCGCTGGCCGGGCGTCGGGCGATCCGCAAGTTCGGAACCGATCGGTGCCCGGACGGTGCGGCGGCGCTGACGTTCTACGCGGTGCTCGCGGCGGTGCCCGCCGCCATCGCCGTCATCTCGACGATCGGGCTGCTCGGTCGCGACGGTTCGCGGTTGGAGAACCTGATGCGCGCAGCGGACGCCATGCTGCCCGAGGGCACCGCGGCCGCGTCGCGGCAGTTGCTGCCCGAGCTCGCCGAGGCGACGGCAACCGGCTGGGTGCTCGTGTTCGCCCTCGCCGTCACCGTCTGGTCGGCCGGGCGGTACGTGACATCGTTCAGCCGTGCCGTGAACGGCATCTACGGAGTCGAGGAGGGACGCCCGTTCTGGAAGTCGAAGCCCGCGCACCTCCTGCTCACCACCGTCATGATCGTGCTGGTCGCGATCGCCGTGCTGATCGCGGTGACGGGTCAGCGCGTCTCGCGCGGCATCGGAGAGGTGTGGGGCGTCGGGGAAGCGGGCCTGCTCGTGTGGTCCATCGTGCGCTGGCCCGCGCTGGTCGTGGTCACGGTCCTGCTGATCGCGATCCTGTACTACTTCGCGCCCAATGTGGCGCCGCGGAGTTTCCGGTGGATGAGTCTGGGCGCGGCTGCGGCGCTCATCGTCTTCGGCATCGCGTCGGCCGGCTTCGGCTTCTATCTAACATCCATCACGGACTACGAACGGCTCTACGGCCCGTTCGCCGGCATCCTCATCTTCCTGCTGTGGCTGTGGATCGCGAACATGGCGCTGCTGCTGGGCGTCGAGATCGATGTGGAGCTGGAGCGCGTACGCGAACTGCGCGCCGGCGTGCCTGCGGAGCGGCAGGTGCAGGTCGAGCTGCGCGACACCCGCGCCATCGCAGCCGCGGTTCGCCGGGACGGGCATGAGGAGCGCAGCGCGGCACGGATTCGGCGGCGGCGTGGCGACGACGACGCTCACGCGAGCGAGCGATAG
- the rsfS gene encoding ribosome silencing factor, translating into MQSPESAEQMLQIAAAAAVSKGGEDLLALNVSEPLPLVDIFLLVTGNSERNVAAIADEIEDKLIEAGHKRVRREGRAEARWVLMDFGDLIVHVFHSEERVYYGLERLWKDCPVVPIELAESADRA; encoded by the coding sequence ATGCAATCACCTGAATCCGCGGAGCAGATGCTCCAGATCGCCGCTGCCGCGGCGGTTTCCAAGGGCGGCGAGGATCTCCTCGCGCTCAACGTCTCCGAGCCGCTGCCGCTCGTGGACATCTTCCTCCTCGTCACCGGAAACAGCGAGCGCAATGTCGCCGCGATCGCCGACGAGATCGAGGACAAGCTCATCGAGGCCGGGCACAAGCGTGTCCGCCGTGAAGGCCGCGCCGAGGCGCGCTGGGTCCTGATGGATTTCGGCGATCTGATCGTGCACGTGTTCCACTCCGAGGAGCGCGTCTACTACGGACTCGAGCGCCTCTGGAAGGACTGCCCCGTGGTCCCGATCGAGCTGGCGGAGTCCGCCGACCGCGCCTGA
- a CDS encoding FUSC family protein: MNRTRVSLTERSRRAGTSAREAVTGARLLLAVKTALAVGIAWTLAHFTPGVTDEYPYYAPLGALISMHPTLMDSVKSSVQTLAALATGMLLALLIVFTVGPNIWTLALVAGVGVLLSGTGWFGVGREYVAVAAVFVLVIGGQDAEMYSLGYLVQMAVGLGVGLAVNLLIAPGTFSATAKAKVSAYQSAVAEHLAGIGDALEGPWPPERIEWTRGADALETTARELRTALAEADRSRRGNPRAVGGRHETQSAHRQLEMLETIAVRVRDISDALEDVVRERPGAFPLDRELIPAIAAGCSSTARAIATIGEDDPEAHRARSEAARAVRLLVEALEAGSESARSILGPGVLVATHLRRIVVLVHVQAGEE; this comes from the coding sequence GTGAACCGGACGCGGGTTTCCCTCACCGAGCGCTCTCGGAGGGCAGGCACGTCCGCGCGCGAGGCGGTGACCGGCGCCCGACTGCTCCTGGCGGTCAAGACGGCGCTGGCGGTCGGCATCGCGTGGACGCTGGCGCACTTCACCCCCGGGGTCACGGACGAGTACCCCTACTACGCGCCGCTCGGAGCGCTCATCAGCATGCACCCCACGCTGATGGACTCCGTCAAATCCAGCGTGCAGACGCTCGCCGCCCTCGCGACGGGGATGCTCCTCGCGCTCCTCATCGTGTTCACGGTCGGTCCGAACATCTGGACGCTCGCGCTCGTCGCAGGTGTCGGGGTGCTGCTGTCCGGCACAGGGTGGTTCGGCGTAGGGCGCGAGTACGTCGCCGTCGCCGCGGTGTTCGTGCTCGTCATCGGAGGGCAGGACGCCGAGATGTACTCGCTCGGCTACCTCGTGCAGATGGCGGTCGGTCTCGGCGTCGGCCTGGCCGTGAACCTTCTCATCGCACCCGGGACGTTCTCGGCCACGGCGAAGGCCAAGGTGAGCGCCTACCAGAGCGCGGTGGCCGAGCACCTCGCGGGGATCGGCGACGCGCTCGAGGGGCCATGGCCACCGGAGCGGATCGAGTGGACCAGAGGCGCCGACGCGCTCGAGACCACCGCGCGAGAACTCCGCACCGCGCTGGCCGAGGCGGACCGGAGCCGGCGGGGCAATCCCCGCGCGGTGGGCGGCCGCCACGAGACGCAGTCCGCGCACCGGCAGCTGGAGATGCTCGAGACGATCGCGGTCAGGGTGCGCGACATCTCGGACGCGCTGGAGGACGTGGTGCGCGAGCGGCCCGGTGCGTTCCCGCTCGACCGGGAACTCATCCCCGCCATCGCGGCCGGCTGCTCGTCGACGGCCCGTGCGATCGCGACCATCGGCGAGGACGACCCCGAAGCGCATCGCGCACGGTCGGAAGCTGCGCGCGCCGTGCGCCTGCTCGTCGAGGCGCTCGAGGCGGGAAGCGAATCGGCGCGGAGTATCCTCGGGCCAGGTGTCCTGGTGGCCACGCACCTGCGGCGCATCGTCGTCCTCGTGCATGTCCAGGCCGGGGAGGAGTGA
- a CDS encoding response regulator: MTRLRTLIVEDDFAVAHVTRGFVERHPRFEVVGVASTGADALRAVHELEPQVMLLDVYLPDMSGIEVLRRARAAGAHVEVIAVTAARDLETVRRARAHGVHHYVVKPFPMQTLHERLDDIWRVIARDAELTGTGELDQVTVDALMRHDAVTIAAQRKGVSPATLQRVASALDGQKAPMSATEVADALGMSRVSARRYLERLVESGIAESSPTYGSVGRPELRYRSLA; the protein is encoded by the coding sequence ATGACACGGCTGCGCACGCTGATCGTCGAGGATGACTTCGCGGTCGCGCATGTGACACGCGGCTTCGTCGAGCGGCATCCGCGCTTCGAGGTCGTCGGCGTCGCATCGACCGGTGCGGACGCGCTGCGCGCCGTCCACGAACTGGAGCCGCAGGTGATGCTGCTGGACGTCTACCTCCCTGATATGTCCGGAATCGAGGTGCTCCGCCGGGCCCGAGCCGCGGGTGCGCACGTCGAGGTCATCGCGGTCACCGCGGCTCGAGACCTCGAGACGGTTCGCCGGGCCAGAGCGCACGGTGTTCACCACTACGTGGTGAAGCCGTTCCCGATGCAGACCCTCCACGAGCGGCTGGATGACATCTGGCGCGTGATCGCACGGGATGCCGAGCTCACCGGGACCGGCGAACTGGACCAGGTGACGGTGGACGCCCTGATGCGTCATGACGCGGTGACGATCGCCGCGCAGCGCAAGGGCGTCTCCCCCGCGACGCTGCAGCGCGTCGCCTCAGCTCTGGATGGGCAGAAGGCGCCGATGTCGGCGACGGAGGTCGCCGACGCCCTCGGCATGTCCCGAGTGAGCGCCCGGCGGTATCTGGAGCGGCTGGTGGAGTCCGGGATCGCCGAGAGCAGCCCGACCTACGGCAGCGTCGGGCGGCCGGAGCTGCGCTATCGCTCGCTCGCGTGA